Genomic window (Burkholderia pyrrocinia):
TGTTGACCGTCGCGGGGTAGTACTGAAAAAACTCGACCTCGACTTGCGCGCCATAGGCACGGGCCAGCCCCTCGCACATGAGCTGGACGTCGCGCTGCAGCTTCTGCTGCAATGCCGACGATAGCGTGCGAATCGTCCCGCGCAACTCGGCGCTGTCCGGAATGACATTGTCCGTCGTTCCCGCATGGAACATGCAGACGGAAATGACGGCGGGATCCACGGGATCCTTGTGCCGCGCAGCGATGGTCTGACACTGCAGCACCACCGAACACGCGAGGGGGACGGGGTCGACGCCCAGATGCGGCTGCGCCGCATGCGCGCCCTTGCCCGTTACCGTAATCCTGAACCGGGAGCCCGCGGCCATGATCGGGCCGGTACGCAACCCGAAATGCCCGGCGGGCAAACCGGGCCAGTTATGCATGCCGAATACCGCATCCGTCGGACATTGCTCGAACAGCCCGTCGTCGATCATCTTCCGCGCGCCCGCGCCCCCCTCTTCTCCGGGCTGGAACACGAAATGAACCGTGCCCGGCAACTGCCGTAGTTCCTTCAGGATTCGCGCGGCCCCCAGCAACATGACGGTATGCCCGTCATGCCCGCACGCGTGCATGACCCCGTGGGCGCACGATGCGTGCGCAAAGTCATTGGCTTCCTGGATCGGCAACGCATCCAGATCGGCACGGAGCACGATGCCGCGGCCCGGATTCGCACCGGGCAGGCTCGCGACGACTCCCGTGCCTCCGATCCCACGTGAAACCGCGTAGCCAAGATCTTCAAGCTCACGGGCGACGACGTCGGCCGTCCGGTGCTCTTCGAATCGCAACTCGGGATGCGCATGCAGATCGCGGCGCAATGTCGCCCAGTGCGCGTGATGCGTTTTCAGCGACGCCTCGGGGATGACGGGGGTTTCCAATCTCGGCACCTTTACCAAGCAAACGGATTCAAATCTGTACTGCCGTCGCATCGCGTGCAGCAGCTGCTTCAATCATGGAAACCCAGGATCGACTTGATCTCCATGTACTCTTCCATCCCTTCGATCCCGTACTCGCGACCGTTCCCCGACTGCTTGTACCCGCCAAACGGAGCCTGCGGGTCCCATGCCGGGTAGTTCAGATGCACCTGACCCGACCGGATGCGCGCAGCCACCGCGCGCACGCGTTCCTTGTCGGTGCCCTGCACATGTGCGCCAAGCCCGTAAACCGTATCGTTCGCGATAGCGATGGCTTCTTCGACGGTGTCGTAGGGAAGGATCGCGAGGACCGGACCAAAGATCTCTTGCTGCGCGATCGTCATGCCGGTGCCGACATCGGAAAAGACGGTTGGCCGCGCATAAAGGCCTCGATCGAAACCCGCGGGCCGTCCGGGCCCACCGGCGATGAGCTTCGCCCGTTCGTCGATGCCCGCGTCGATCATCTGCCCGACGCGATCGAACTGCGCGCGATTGGCCAGCGGGCCATGCGTCGTCGCTTCGGCGAACGGATCGCCGACGACCATCCGTTCCGTTGCCGCGACGACCAACTCTTCGACGCTACCCAGAAGGCTGCGCGGTACGATCAGGCGGGTCGGCGCGCTGCACGACTGGCCCATGTTCCGGAACGCTGCGGCAACGCCCGGCGCGACGGCACGCGACAGGTCCGCATCGGGCAACACGATGTTCGGCGACTTGCCTCCAAGCTCCTGCGCAACGCGCTTGACGGTCGGAGCCGCCGCTTGCGCAACCAGTACGCCCGCACGCGTCGACCCCGTGATCGAAACCATGTCGACCTCCGGGTGCGATGCGAGCGCCGCGCCCACTTCCGCTCCACTGCCGCTCACCAGGTTGAATACGCCCGCGGGCACGCCTGCATCGGCGATCACTTCCGCAAACAGCAACGCGCTGAGCGGCGACAGCTCGCTAGGTTTCAGGACCACGGTACAGCCCGCTGCGAGAGCCGGGCCGACCTTCGCCGTGATTTGATAGATCGGCCAGTTCCACGGCGTGATCAGCGCGCACACGCCGATCGGCTCGCGCACGACCGCGGTCGTCCCCCGCCGGGTCCGGAACGGGTAGCTGGCCAGATTGTCGCGCGCGACCCGGATATGTTCGGCCGCAAGCGGCACATGGGCACCGCGCGCATAGCTGATGGGCGCGCCCATTTCCATCGTGAGCGCCATGGCGAACAGTTCGGCACGCTCGAGTATCAGCGCATGAACGCGGTCGAGCAGCGCGGCGCGTTGCTGCGGCGACGTCGCGGCCCAGCGTTCGAAAGCGTCGCGCGCGGCCTGCACCGCGCGGTCGGCGTCGCGTGCGTTCCCAAGCGGAATTTCGCACAGCCTGTCTTCAGTGGAAGGGCAGACGACCGCGAACCGATCGCCGCCGTCGGGCATGACCCAGTCTCCGTCGATGAAGAATCGATCCAGTCTTCCGGCTTGCATCAGGTGATGAACAGGTGAATTCATTGCAGGGTGTCCTTGAGTCGGTACCACGCGCCCACGAACGGCAAAAACCATGCTTTGCCGAAGTGGCCGGGAATAGCGGGCCAGTCGAAGCTGTTCCACGGGTTGAGATCGGCTCGCCCGTCCATGATCTCTGCCATCAGCGTGCCCATCAGCGTGGCCATGTGCGTGCCGTGGCCGCTATAGCCCATCGAGTAATAAACACCTCGTCGCTGGCCCGCGCGCGGCAGGCGGTTGGCCGTCATGTCGACCATGCCGCCCCAGCAGTAGTCGATGCGCACGCTGGCCAGTTCCGGGAACACGGCGGCCATCTGCTGTCGCAGGATCAGCCCGCTCTTTTCGTCTGAACGGGGGTTGGACGTCGCAAAACGCGCACGCCCGCCAAACAGCATCCGGTTGTCGGGCGTGACGCGAAAGAAGTTGACGAAGTTCTTCGTGTCGGTGGCCATCCGGCGAGTCGGCAGCAACCGGTCCAGAAGTTCGCGCGGCAAAGGCTCGGTGACGATGATGAAAGCGCCGACCGGCACGATCCTGCGTCGGATCCAGCCGAACGGCCCCACCTGCGAAATGCCGCTCGCCAGAAGAATCTGGCGCGTACGGATCTCACCGAGCGGCGTTCGCAACGCGTATGCGCCACCCGGCTCCCTCTTTAACCCGAGTACCGGCGCACGCTCCAGGATGTGCGCACCGCGCGCTTGCGCGGCGTTCGCAAGGCCGCGCACATAGCGGCCGACGTGCATCCCGGCACTCTTCTCGAAGATCAACCCGCCGTGATAGCGGTTCGAGCCGATCTCGTCGCGCAGTTCCGCCTTCGTCACCACGCGCGTGTCGGGATCCACGCTCCCGGCGAGCAGCGCCTGACTTCGTACCAGCTTGTCGTAGTGCTCCGGCTTCGCCGCGAGCTTGAGCTTTCCGCAGCGCACGAAATCGCAGTCGATCGACTCCTCCCGGACCAGCCGCTCGACCGTGTCGACACCCGCGTCGAACGCAAGATACAACCGGTTGGCCAGTTCCGTGCCGATGCGCTGCGACAGTGAAGCGTAATCCTGCGCGAAGCCGTTGTTGCACATGCCGCCGTTGCGTCCCGACGCCGCCTGCCCCACGGTGCCGGCTTCGCAGACGACGACGCGGGCGCCTTTTTTCGACAGCGCCAGTGCCGCCGCCGAACCCGTGATTCCGCCGCCCACCACGACCACGTCGCAACTTCCGTCAGGCAGATCCGGCGAGCTGCTCACGAATGGCTCGGACGTATCGAGCCAGTAGGAACTGAAACGCATCACACACTCCAAAGCTGGCGCACCAGGCTGGAAAGGCGGCGGGCATTCGCCGCACCGATCCGGCTGGTCGCGCACGATCCGAACCGAAGCGCATCATTCGAACGCCGCCACCGCCTTCCGCGTGACGGCCGCAAACTAAAAATCAGCGACCTTGCCCCAGGTGGATTCGCCGAATCGGCCGGGCCGATACGGTATCGGGTCCACGATCGGCCGCACACCGGTGGCGAGATCCGCGATCAAGTGACCCGCGCCCGGGCCGATGCCGAAGCCGTGCCCGGAAAAGCCCGCTGCCAGGATCAAGCCCGGCACGCCCGGCACTTCGCCGATACCCGGGACGCCGTCCGGCGTGCTGTCGACGAACCCGGCCCAAGCGTGAGTGATCGTCGCTTCACGAAGTTCGGGCAGCAGTTCGACGGCACGGCGGTACGTTTCGGTGACCGTCGGCATATCGGGCTTCGGATCGAGAATGCGCACCGCCTCCATCGGTGTCGGCGCATCGAGTCGCCACCGCTTCAGCGATTCGTGGCCGCCGCGCATGCCTTCGAGGCCTCCCGGAAGAAGGCTGCGCCAGCGCTTCGCGAACATCGGCACGAAATGCGGGGCGAATCGCAGGAACTGCGGCGTCACATCCACGCGCGCGCGGCCGCTGATGGCCAGTGCGTAGCGTCCGTCGCTCCGACGCGTAACGGACACGCCGGAGGTGTACAGCGCATCCGGCAAGCGCTGTTCGACAGGCGACACGCTCAGGATCGACTGGCGGATCGACGCCTGAGGAAAACGGATGCCGAGCTGGCGGCAGAACGACGACGCCCACGCGCCACCGGCGAGCACGGCCGTTCTGGTCTTGATCACCCCGGCTTCCGTGACGACGCCGGAAACCCGCCCGCCCTCGAGTTCGATGCCGCGGGCCGCGCAGTGCTGGTTGACGCTGCCGCCGAGCTTCATCAGTGCAGCGGCCACGGCCGGCGCGGCCTTCGCCGGGTCGGCGGTGCCGTCGCTCGGCGAAAAGACGCCGCCCTTCCAGGGTCGCCCGGTTGGCTGCCCGCGCTGGCTCGCTTGCCGGCTGTCGAGCATGTACGTCGTCACGCCCGCGGTCTTTGCGAACTCGCCCCAATGGGACCAACGCGACAACTCGGCTTCGTCATTGCTCAGATACAACAGCCCGCAACGATGAAAACCCGTGTCTTCGCCGGATTCGGCGGCAAATCGTTCCCAGAGATCGAGGCTCTTGCTTGCCATCGGCAACTCGCGCGCGTCGCGGTTTTGCTGCCGGCACCAGCCCCAGTTGCGGCTCGACTGCTCGGCTCCGATCCTGCCCTTCTCGACCAGCGCGACCGAAACCCCGCGCAGGGCCAGGTAGTAGGCGGTAAAAACGCCGATGATCCCGCCTCCGATCACGACGACGTCAGCCGCGGCCGGCAGCGTGGGCGAAGTTTGTATGTGCTGCAGTGGAGGCGACATGATCAATGTTGCTCGGTAGATACCTGGACGTCTTGCACGACGTAGAACTTCGCCACGCGATCGCTGCTTTCCCACCCGATCGATGCACCCTGCGGGACGAAAAGCGCGTCGCCGGCGCCGACCGACAGCACGCTGCCATCAGGCGCGGCGAACCGTACGCTGCCGGCCAGCAGCTGCATGAACTCGTTCACCCGATGCGGGCGAACGATCCGATGGTACGGCGTCGAATCCCACGTACCCGCGCAGTAACCTGCGCCGTCGTCGGTGAAGACGTTGTCACTGCGGCATTGCGGAGCGGGACCGAGCAGCACGTCGGCAGGCAGCGATGCAGACGGCTTGAAGTCGGCATCGGCGCGCAGCGCAAAGAGGCCGCGTTTCGTCGGATTCCTGCAAGCCGCCGCGCAGAACATGAAAAGCACCGGCGATGCTGCACTGACGCGGACCGTCGTGCCGCTGCCGATGACCGCCCCCGCTTGCGGGCCGAGCACCAACGGCGCCGCTCCGGGCACTTCGAGCGTAAGCTCTCCTTCCACGACGACGATGGTTTCAATGTGCGGAAAGCTCGGCACGTCGAGCTCGCCCACGAAGCCGATACGGCCCGCGGCCATCGAGCCGCGGCCTTCCCATGCGATCTCCCGATGTCGCCCGAACGGGTCGTTCTCGCCGAATGACTCCCTGCGGAAGACGGTTGACAAAGGCGTGCCGTCGGCACGGTGCAACACGAATGCTACGGTCATTTCTGCTCCTGCGCATTGCGCGACGATCTTGTTGAGATGCCCTGGGGCGGTACCGGAAATCGTTGTTCTCGCGACTTCGTTTCCGGAAACCGTCAGGAGTATTGATCTGTTGGATAAAGCGTATTCGTTGCGAAATAATTCAATCGCGCGGCTGGTGGTTCTTGCCTGCAATTATGCGTCTCGGACCTTCCCGACTGGTTAACATCCAGAAAATCGATCGTTAAACACGGTTTAATGACCAAGCCACAGGCCGGCAGGCGGCTTCACCGAGCAGCCAGGGCCGGTCGCAGCCGCGCGCGCTCCGCTTTCGCCTACACGGCGTGACAGGACACGTCGCGGCGTTCATCGTGCGTGCGCACCGACGACGTTCGCCCCTGCGCCCCGCCCGACCGCGCGCTCACGTAATCGCGCGGCGTAATCCCGAGCACCCGCCGGAAATGCCGGCACAGATGGCTCTGGTCGAAGAAACCGACCTCGGTCGCCACGACCGACGGCGCCACGCCGCCGCGCAGCAAGTCCTGCGCACGCCGGACACGCACCAGACACAGATACCGATGCGGCGACAGCCCGATTTCGCTGCGAAAACGCGCGGTGAAACGCGACACGCTCAACCCGGCCACCGCCGCGAGCGTATCGAGATTCAGCGGCTGCGCGAACGATGCATCGATCGTGCGCAGCACGTCGCCGATGGCCGGCGATACGGACCGCCCGACGCCAGCAGCGCGGAGCGCCGCACTTTCGACCGAATCGTGGAACAGAGCGACCATGTTCGCCATCCTCATGCGGCCGCCTGCGCGGCCGTTACCGGCGCGACGAAGCGCGCGATCGCGAACGACTCGATCGGCGTGCCGGTCGCGCCGGTGTCGATCAGTTCAATCACCGTCAAGAAGCGCAGTTGCAGCGTATTCGCGCACGGCGCACGCCCAATCCACCGTTTTTCGCGACTGCCGCGGCAGCCTGTGCGGACAGCCGATCGCCGGCCTGCGCGAGCGCGGTGAACTCATGGCGCGGCCCACTACAGGCGCACCGGCTGCACCGGCGCGACGACCGCCGCCGGCTCCGCCTGGAAGCGCGTCAGGTCGTCCTCGCTGCGGTGGCACAGCACCTGCGCGCCGTTGTCGAGGGTGCGCAGCACGGGTGCCGTTTGATTGCATACGCCGTCCACGCGCATCGGGCAGCGCGACAGGAACGGGCACAGCCCGGCGTTGTCCGCGCTCGCGCCGATCGGCACCAGCGGCCGGTGACAACGCTCGGCTGCATCGTCGAGCCAGCCCGCGCGCAGTTCCGGCGCCGACGACACGAGCAGGTGCGAATACGGGTGATAAGGCGGCGCGCACAGCGCGTCGCGGCTGCCCGTCTCGACACGGCGGCCCGCGTACAGCACGACGATGTCGTCGCTGATCGCGCGCACCTTGGCGATGTCGTGCGTGATGAACACGTACGACACGCCGAGCTTTGCCTGCAGTTCGCGCAACAGGTCCATGATCGCGGCGCCGACCACGGTATCGAGCGCCGACGTGACCTCGTCGCACAGGATCAGGTCGGGCTCCGCCGCGAGCGCGCGCGCGAGGTTCACGCGCTGCTTCTGCCCGCCGGACAGCTCGCCGGTGCGTCGCCCGGCGACGGCCTGCGGCAGCCGCACGAGCTCGAGCAACTCCGCGACGCGCCGCCGTGCGCGCTCACCCTTGATCCCGTGATAGAACGCGAGCGGCCGCGCGAGCGTGCGCTCGACGGTATGCACCGGATTGAGCGCGGTATCCGCGTTCTGGAACACGATCTGCACGCGCCGGTGCTGCTCCTTCGTGCGTTTGCCGATGTCGAGCGCGAGCGGCTCGCCGTCGAGCAGGATCTGCCCGCCGGTGGCCGGCACCAGGCCCGCGATCACCTTCGCGAGCGTCGTCTTGCCCGAGCCCGATTCGCCGATCACGCCGACCGTCTGCCCGCGCCCGATGCGCAGGTCCACTTCGTGCAGGATCACCTTGGCCGGCCAGCCTTTCGCGGTGCGGCCGCCGTAGCCGGCGATCGCGCCGCGCACGTCGAGCAGCGGCGCAGGCGCGGCCGGTGCGAGTTTCGCCGCGCGTTCGGCATCGCTCGGCGCGACCGCCGCGATCAGGCTCTGCGTGTACGGATGTACGGGCGCATGCAGGATCTGCTCGGTGTCCCCCGACTCGCGGATCACGCCGTCGCTCAGCACGATGATCCGGTCGGCCATCTGCGCGACGACGGCCAGATCGTGCGACACGTACACCGCGCTCATGCCGTAGCGCCGGATCACGCTCTTGAACGCCTGCAGCACGTCGATCTGCGTGGTCACGTCGAGCGCCGTCGTCGGTTCGTCGAGGATCACGAGCTCCGGATCGGTGATCAGCGCCATCGCTGCCATCAGACGCTGCAACTGGCCGCCCGACACCTGGTGCGGATAGCGTTTGCCGATCGTCTCCGGCTCCGGCAGCGCGAGCGCGCGGAACAGCTCGACCGCCTTCGCCTGCGCGTCGCGCTTCGTCAGCGTCCGGTGGATCAGCGCGCTCTCGATCACCTGGTCGAGGATCGTGCGCGACGGGTTGAACGCGGCGGCCGCGCTCTGCGCGATGTACGCGACCCTGCGGCCGCGCAGCGCGGTCAGCGCCTGCGAGGACAGCGTGCAGACGTCCGAGCCGTCGAGCTTGACCGAGCCGCCGGCGATCCGGCAGCCGGCGCGCGCATGGCCCATCAGCGACAGTGCGATCGTCGTCTTGCCCGAGCCGGATTCGCCGATCAGCGCGAGCACCTCGCCGCGCCGGACGTCGAAGTCGACGCCGTCGACGATCGTCGTTTCCGCACCGCCCGGCCGGCCGCCGACCACGCGCAGCCCGCGCACCTCGACGAGCGGGTTCGATTCGTGTCGCATCAGTGTGCTCCCGCGGCAGCGGCCGCGCCCTTGCGGCGGCCGCGATGCGGCAAGCCGTCGATCAACAGGTTGACGCCCACCGTCAGGATCGCGATCGCGACCGCGGGCATGATCGCGACGGCCGAGCCGTCGCCGAGGCTGGCGATGTTCTCGCGCACGAGCGAGCCGAGGTCCGCGTACGGCGGCTGCACGCCGAGCCCGAGGAAGCTCAGGCCGCTCAGCAGCAGCACGACGAACGTGAAGCGCAGGCCCGTGTCGGCGAGCATCGGGTGAATCATGTTCGGCAGCATCTCGACGCACGCGATGTACAACGCACTCTCGCCGCGCGCTCGTGCGACCTGCACGAATTCGAGCGTGCTGATGTTGACCGCCAGCGCACGGGCAATCCGGTACGAGCCCGGCATGTAGCTGATCGCGGCCGTCACGATCAGCAGCGGCAGCGACGAGCCGAACGCGGCGACGATCATCAGCGCGAACATCTTCGACGGGATCGACGTGAGCGCATCGAGCACGCGGCTCATGGTCTCGTCGACCACGCGGCCCGACACCGTCGCGAGCAGCCCGAGCGTCGTGCCGGTCAGCGCGGCGAGCAGCACCGCGGCGAGCGCGAGCAGCACGGTCAGCCGCGTGCCGAACAGGATCCGGCTCAGCATGTCGCGGCCGAGGAAGTCCGAGCCGAACGGCAGCTTCGCGCTGAACGGCGCAAATACGTCGGGTGTCACGATCGTGCCGACTTCATGCGGCGCGAGGAGCGGCGCGAACACCGCGATGAACAGCATCAGGCTGGCCATCGACAGGCCGATCCAGCCGCCGGTGGTCAGGGCCGGGCGCATCGCGCGGCGCTTGCGCGGCTGTTCGGGGGAAGGTGCGGCAGGCGGCGTGTCGCCCCACGACGGGCGCGGATCGCCGGGCGGCGGCAGCGCGCTGCTGCGTTGTACGGGTTCGGTCGGGTGCATGTTCGGCATCTCGGGAGAAGGACGGGACGGTCAGGTCCGCAACCTCGGGTTCGACACGATCGAGCACAGGTCGGCGAAC
Coding sequences:
- a CDS encoding aldehyde dehydrogenase family protein, with translation MNSPVHHLMQAGRLDRFFIDGDWVMPDGGDRFAVVCPSTEDRLCEIPLGNARDADRAVQAARDAFERWAATSPQQRAALLDRVHALILERAELFAMALTMEMGAPISYARGAHVPLAAEHIRVARDNLASYPFRTRRGTTAVVREPIGVCALITPWNWPIYQITAKVGPALAAGCTVVLKPSELSPLSALLFAEVIADAGVPAGVFNLVSGSGAEVGAALASHPEVDMVSITGSTRAGVLVAQAAAPTVKRVAQELGGKSPNIVLPDADLSRAVAPGVAAAFRNMGQSCSAPTRLIVPRSLLGSVEELVVAATERMVVGDPFAEATTHGPLANRAQFDRVGQMIDAGIDERAKLIAGGPGRPAGFDRGLYARPTVFSDVGTGMTIAQQEIFGPVLAILPYDTVEEAIAIANDTVYGLGAHVQGTDKERVRAVAARIRSGQVHLNYPAWDPQAPFGGYKQSGNGREYGIEGMEEYMEIKSILGFHD
- a CDS encoding ABC transporter ATP-binding protein, giving the protein MRHESNPLVEVRGLRVVGGRPGGAETTIVDGVDFDVRRGEVLALIGESGSGKTTIALSLMGHARAGCRIAGGSVKLDGSDVCTLSSQALTALRGRRVAYIAQSAAAAFNPSRTILDQVIESALIHRTLTKRDAQAKAVELFRALALPEPETIGKRYPHQVSGGQLQRLMAAMALITDPELVILDEPTTALDVTTQIDVLQAFKSVIRRYGMSAVYVSHDLAVVAQMADRIIVLSDGVIRESGDTEQILHAPVHPYTQSLIAAVAPSDAERAAKLAPAAPAPLLDVRGAIAGYGGRTAKGWPAKVILHEVDLRIGRGQTVGVIGESGSGKTTLAKVIAGLVPATGGQILLDGEPLALDIGKRTKEQHRRVQIVFQNADTALNPVHTVERTLARPLAFYHGIKGERARRRVAELLELVRLPQAVAGRRTGELSGGQKQRVNLARALAAEPDLILCDEVTSALDTVVGAAIMDLLRELQAKLGVSYVFITHDIAKVRAISDDIVVLYAGRRVETGSRDALCAPPYHPYSHLLVSSAPELRAGWLDDAAERCHRPLVPIGASADNAGLCPFLSRCPMRVDGVCNQTAPVLRTLDNGAQVLCHRSEDDLTRFQAEPAAVVAPVQPVRL
- a CDS encoding helix-turn-helix domain-containing protein, giving the protein MVALFHDSVESAALRAAGVGRSVSPAIGDVLRTIDASFAQPLNLDTLAAVAGLSVSRFTARFRSEIGLSPHRYLCLVRVRRAQDLLRGGVAPSVVATEVGFFDQSHLCRHFRRVLGITPRDYVSARSGGAQGRTSSVRTHDERRDVSCHAV
- a CDS encoding NAD(P)/FAD-dependent oxidoreductase, with product MRFSSYWLDTSEPFVSSSPDLPDGSCDVVVVGGGITGSAAALALSKKGARVVVCEAGTVGQAASGRNGGMCNNGFAQDYASLSQRIGTELANRLYLAFDAGVDTVERLVREESIDCDFVRCGKLKLAAKPEHYDKLVRSQALLAGSVDPDTRVVTKAELRDEIGSNRYHGGLIFEKSAGMHVGRYVRGLANAAQARGAHILERAPVLGLKREPGGAYALRTPLGEIRTRQILLASGISQVGPFGWIRRRIVPVGAFIIVTEPLPRELLDRLLPTRRMATDTKNFVNFFRVTPDNRMLFGGRARFATSNPRSDEKSGLILRQQMAAVFPELASVRIDYCWGGMVDMTANRLPRAGQRRGVYYSMGYSGHGTHMATLMGTLMAEIMDGRADLNPWNSFDWPAIPGHFGKAWFLPFVGAWYRLKDTLQ
- a CDS encoding cupin domain-containing protein codes for the protein MTVAFVLHRADGTPLSTVFRRESFGENDPFGRHREIAWEGRGSMAAGRIGFVGELDVPSFPHIETIVVVEGELTLEVPGAAPLVLGPQAGAVIGSGTTVRVSAASPVLFMFCAAACRNPTKRGLFALRADADFKPSASLPADVLLGPAPQCRSDNVFTDDGAGYCAGTWDSTPYHRIVRPHRVNEFMQLLAGSVRFAAPDGSVLSVGAGDALFVPQGASIGWESSDRVAKFYVVQDVQVSTEQH
- a CDS encoding ABC transporter permease; this translates as MHPTEPVQRSSALPPPGDPRPSWGDTPPAAPSPEQPRKRRAMRPALTTGGWIGLSMASLMLFIAVFAPLLAPHEVGTIVTPDVFAPFSAKLPFGSDFLGRDMLSRILFGTRLTVLLALAAVLLAALTGTTLGLLATVSGRVVDETMSRVLDALTSIPSKMFALMIVAAFGSSLPLLIVTAAISYMPGSYRIARALAVNISTLEFVQVARARGESALYIACVEMLPNMIHPMLADTGLRFTFVVLLLSGLSFLGLGVQPPYADLGSLVRENIASLGDGSAVAIMPAVAIAILTVGVNLLIDGLPHRGRRKGAAAAAGAH
- a CDS encoding NAD(P)/FAD-dependent oxidoreductase, which encodes MSPPLQHIQTSPTLPAAADVVVIGGGIIGVFTAYYLALRGVSVALVEKGRIGAEQSSRNWGWCRQQNRDARELPMASKSLDLWERFAAESGEDTGFHRCGLLYLSNDEAELSRWSHWGEFAKTAGVTTYMLDSRQASQRGQPTGRPWKGGVFSPSDGTADPAKAAPAVAAALMKLGGSVNQHCAARGIELEGGRVSGVVTEAGVIKTRTAVLAGGAWASSFCRQLGIRFPQASIRQSILSVSPVEQRLPDALYTSGVSVTRRSDGRYALAISGRARVDVTPQFLRFAPHFVPMFAKRWRSLLPGGLEGMRGGHESLKRWRLDAPTPMEAVRILDPKPDMPTVTETYRRAVELLPELREATITHAWAGFVDSTPDGVPGIGEVPGVPGLILAAGFSGHGFGIGPGAGHLIADLATGVRPIVDPIPYRPGRFGESTWGKVADF
- a CDS encoding M20 aminoacylase family protein, which gives rise to METPVIPEASLKTHHAHWATLRRDLHAHPELRFEEHRTADVVARELEDLGYAVSRGIGGTGVVASLPGANPGRGIVLRADLDALPIQEANDFAHASCAHGVMHACGHDGHTVMLLGAARILKELRQLPGTVHFVFQPGEEGGAGARKMIDDGLFEQCPTDAVFGMHNWPGLPAGHFGLRTGPIMAAGSRFRITVTGKGAHAAQPHLGVDPVPLACSVVLQCQTIAARHKDPVDPAVISVCMFHAGTTDNVIPDSAELRGTIRTLSSALQQKLQRDVQLMCEGLARAYGAQVEVEFFQYYPATVNTPAETALCETVIRETFGDERLYRDVPPNMTSEDFGFMLEERPGAYVLIGNAPAGTAAPALHHPKYDFNDDIIPAGVRYWVALAQHYFGTV